The sequence CGCGTTCATGACGCTGCGCCGGGCGGGGCTCGTGCCCCGGTGGCCGGTGGCGATTCACTCGGTGGTCGACGAGGAAGCGGGCGGCGCGGGGACTCTGGACTGCCTCCGGCGCGGCTACACGGCGGACGCCGCGGTCGTGGGCGAGCCGACCGGCCTCGTCGTCTGTCCGGGATCGCGCGGCTCGACGTCGTTGACGCTTCGCGTCACCGGACGGCGGGCGCATCCGGGCGAGGGCTGGCGCGGCGTGAATGCGATCCACCAGGCGTGGCGGTATGCCGTCGCCCTCGAAGCGCTGCGCGACGATCTCGACCGCACGGCGATGCATCCGCTGTGGCAGCCGCTCCCGCAGGGGCGCGTCTGGAACCTCATGTCGCTCAACTCCGGACCGGCCGGACGCGCGGTCCCCGATGTGTGCGAGCTCCACTACAACGTCGGCATGATCGGCGGCGACCGCACCGGAGAGATGCGGCGCGCCGTGGAAGCGGCGCTCGCGCGCGTGACCGCCGCGGCGCCGTGGACGGCGGAGCACCCGCCCGCGCTGACGTGGCAGGACGCGCCGATGGATCCCGCGGTCACCGAGCCGGCGCATCCGGCCGTGGCCGCGTTTGCCGCCGCCGGCCGAGACCTGGGCGAGGCCCCGATCGTGCGAGGGTTTTCCGCGATCACGGACGGCCGTCATCTCGTGAATTCCGGCGGCATCCCGGCGATCAACTTCGGACCGGGTGAGATCTATCGCGGGCACAGCCCCGACGAGATGGTGCCCGTCGACCAGCTGCGGCGCGCGGTGACGTGGCTCGCGTCGTTTATCGCGGCGTACTGCGGGGTCGAGCAGCGGTCCTGGTGATGTGAAAACCGTCGCCGCGCACCTTCTCGACCGGCTGCGGATTCCGTACGAGGTCCGCGAGTATGCGTACTCCGAGGACGATCTCGATGCCGTCACCGCGGCGGCCAAAGTCGGCCTTCCGCCGGAGCGGGTGTTCAAGACGCTGGTCGTGCGCGGCGACAAGACCGGCGTCGTCATGGCGTGCATCCCCGCCTCGGCCGATCTCGACCTGAAGGCGCTCGCGGCCCGGTCGGGCAACAAGCGAACCGAGATGGTGCCCGTGAGGGAATTGCCGGGTCTGACGGGTTACCAGCGCGGCGGGGTGTCGCCGCTGGGCGGCAAGGGCCATGCCGCCGTGTTTATCGACGAAAGCGCCCGCGGCCTGGACCGGGTCAGCGTCAGCGCGGGCCGCCGCGGGGTGCAGCTGCTGTTGTCGGGCGCCGGCCTCATCCGCGCCACCGGCGGCCGTGTCGCGCGCCTGACTCGGGCGCGGGCGGCCGGCGCCGATTGAGACCGCCCTAGGCGAGCGACGGCGCCGCCGGCCGGATGTTTTGGTTCACACGGAAGAAATTCGCCGGATCGTAGCGGTGCTTGATCCCGGCCAGCCGATCGTAGGTGTCGGCTCCGTACGCAGCGCGAACGCGGTCGGCCCCTTCGTCGCCGAGGAAGTTGAGATACGGGGCGCCGGTCGCGAACGGCTGGACGGCGTCAAACGTCCGGCGCACCCACGCGATGTGCGGATCCGGCTGCTCGCCGGCGGTCCACAGCCCGACGATGTTCATCGCGTACCGCGGCGATCGATGCCGGAAGGCGGTCGCATCGGGGGCGACGCGGCCGACCGCGCCCTCGAGGTGGTGGATGTGCAACGTCGTAAACGGCGACAGCGAACGCATCTTTGCCGTCTCCGCGACGAGAGCGTCGATCGCGGTGTCCGACAGGTCCGCCACGTAGTGCGTTTTCCAGTATGAATGGATCCCGCGCGGTGCGCTGGCATCGAACATACCCTGGAGGATGCGGTACGGCACCGGTCCGACGTGCGCAACCTCCGGGGGACCGAACGCGATGAGCGGCTGCGCAACCCGCTGTCCACCCTCCACGGATCCCGCATAGCATGCGGCGACCGCGATCATCGGCGTGCCGTGTAGCCGCGCGGGTATGAACGGGAGGGGCGGCGCGGTGATGAACGCCACCATCGACGTCATCTCGTCCGGCAACGTGGCGGCCCAGCGGTTGTAGAACCGCAGTACCTCGCGGGCCTTCGCGGCCGGGTGGAAGACGGCGCCGCCGAGGACGACCGGACCCACCGGATGAAGGCGGTACTCGAACGAGGTGACGATGCCGAAGTTCCCGCCGCCGCCGCGCAGGGCCCAAAAGAGGTCGGGATGGCTCGCGCTGCTCGCGGTCAGGAGCCGGCCGTCCGCCGTCACGACGTCCGCGGAGATCAGATTGTCGCTGGTGAGCCCATGCTTTCGCATGAGCCATCCGATGCCGCCGCCGAGCGTGAACCCCGCGATCCCCGTCGTCGTCACGAGCCCGCCGGTCGTCGCGAGTCCAAAGGCCTGGGTCTCGCGGTCGAACTCGCCCCAGGTAAGACCCGGCTGGGCGCGGGCCGTCCGCGCCTCCGGATCGACCCGCATCCCTTTCATCGCAGACAGGTCGATCACGATCCCGCCGTCGCACGTGCCGAAGCCGGCGACGTTATGCCCCCCGCCGCGCACCGCCGTCAGCAGGTTCTGCGACCGAGCAAAACGCACGGCGGTCAGGGTGTCGGCAACGCCTTTGCACCGGGCGACGACGCGCGGGCGCTTGTCGATGTAGCCGTTCCACACCGAGCGGGCGGCGTCGTACCCGCCGTCTCCCGGGACGACCACCTCGCCCGCCAGTTGCGTGCGGAATTCCTCGATCGCCTTCTCCCCCGGATCGCCCGTGCGGCTTTCCGCTCTGCCCGTCATTCCTGAGACTCCTCCAATGCGCGCCATCGAGGCGCAGGCCCGCGTGACCCGAGAGCTCCGCTCTGAAAGAATAATACTCGTACGATCGGCTGTCGTTCCTTCACCACGGCGGAAACGGGCTACGGGCCGATCGCCGACGTCTGGTAGAAGAGAAAGAGCGCGGCGAGATTGTTGAGGCCGTGCGCGATCATGCCGGGGACGATCGAGCCCGTAAACTCGTACAGGTAGCCGAGGACGAGGCCGAGGATCAGGATCGGCAGCAGCTCCACGGCCTGAAGGTGCGCCGCGGCGAAGAAGAGCGCGCTCACGATGACCGCCGCGTGCCGGCTGAGCGACCGCCGCAGCGCGCCGAGCACCAGGCCGCGAAAGAAGACCTCCTCGCCGATCGGCACGACCACGCCGACCACGAAGGTGAGCACCGCCATCTCCGCGCCGGCGTGCAGGTGCGGCAACATCCGGTAGATCGGGCTGCGCTGCTCCTCGCCGTTCACGTACTTGGTCGCGGCGGCCCCGCCGATGTTGAGCGCGATGAGCGTGATCGTCAGGTTCTGGCCGAGGCCGTTGCCGAGGACTGCGGCGACCGATGCGCCGAGGCCCTGGAACACCCGCGTGCGCGCATGGTCGACCCGCAGCCCCAGCGCCGCGATCGGCAGACGGTACTTCACCGCCGCGAGATACAGCGCCGCCGCGACGAAGGACGCATCCTGGCCGAGCGCGAGCGCCATGACCAACCAGAACGGCGGAAGCGACGTCGCGGCCCCGTGGGGCAGCAGCAGACCGGC comes from bacterium and encodes:
- the ybaK gene encoding Cys-tRNA(Pro) deacylase yields the protein MKTVAAHLLDRLRIPYEVREYAYSEDDLDAVTAAAKVGLPPERVFKTLVVRGDKTGVVMACIPASADLDLKALAARSGNKRTEMVPVRELPGLTGYQRGGVSPLGGKGHAAVFIDESARGLDRVSVSAGRRGVQLLLSGAGLIRATGGRVARLTRARAAGAD
- a CDS encoding CPBP family intramembrane glutamic endopeptidase, with the protein product MRSVHAVLWAVAGVAFVGAAVPLYLIVRPTGRTTWGLVEVVGVTLFFAGTLPLAGLLLPHGAATSLPPFWLVMALALGQDASFVAAALYLAAVKYRLPIAALGLRVDHARTRVFQGLGASVAAVLGNGLGQNLTITLIALNIGGAAATKYVNGEEQRSPIYRMLPHLHAGAEMAVLTFVVGVVVPIGEEVFFRGLVLGALRRSLSRHAAVIVSALFFAAAHLQAVELLPILILGLVLGYLYEFTGSIVPGMIAHGLNNLAALFLFYQTSAIGP
- a CDS encoding FAD-binding oxidoreductase; translation: MTGRAESRTGDPGEKAIEEFRTQLAGEVVVPGDGGYDAARSVWNGYIDKRPRVVARCKGVADTLTAVRFARSQNLLTAVRGGGHNVAGFGTCDGGIVIDLSAMKGMRVDPEARTARAQPGLTWGEFDRETQAFGLATTGGLVTTTGIAGFTLGGGIGWLMRKHGLTSDNLISADVVTADGRLLTASSASHPDLFWALRGGGGNFGIVTSFEYRLHPVGPVVLGGAVFHPAAKAREVLRFYNRWAATLPDEMTSMVAFITAPPLPFIPARLHGTPMIAVAACYAGSVEGGQRVAQPLIAFGPPEVAHVGPVPYRILQGMFDASAPRGIHSYWKTHYVADLSDTAIDALVAETAKMRSLSPFTTLHIHHLEGAVGRVAPDATAFRHRSPRYAMNIVGLWTAGEQPDPHIAWVRRTFDAVQPFATGAPYLNFLGDEGADRVRAAYGADTYDRLAGIKHRYDPANFFRVNQNIRPAAPSLA
- a CDS encoding M20/M25/M40 family metallo-hydrolase gives rise to the protein MLPEIVARLQAAVRTESVNPAQGGAGEGALQQMLAGELERLGCRVESWEPDAEAVVAQYPFMRGFVPAQGFRGRPNVVAWAPSVDIPDGRRARLLLNSHADTVHAGDPAAWSSPPLSAAVHDGQVCGLGSADAKGCLLSFVGAFMTLRRAGLVPRWPVAIHSVVDEEAGGAGTLDCLRRGYTADAAVVGEPTGLVVCPGSRGSTSLTLRVTGRRAHPGEGWRGVNAIHQAWRYAVALEALRDDLDRTAMHPLWQPLPQGRVWNLMSLNSGPAGRAVPDVCELHYNVGMIGGDRTGEMRRAVEAALARVTAAAPWTAEHPPALTWQDAPMDPAVTEPAHPAVAAFAAAGRDLGEAPIVRGFSAITDGRHLVNSGGIPAINFGPGEIYRGHSPDEMVPVDQLRRAVTWLASFIAAYCGVEQRSW